In the Scomber japonicus isolate fScoJap1 chromosome 18, fScoJap1.pri, whole genome shotgun sequence genome, one interval contains:
- the cd2bp2 gene encoding CD2 antigen cytoplasmic tail-binding protein 2, whose product MPKRKVTFEDGAGDLDLEEEVPNKKTCEAVSGPGSRFKGKHSLDSDEEDEGEETQTSKYDILASDDVEGQEGATIDFDEGVSITPFNLDEEMQEGHFDSEGNYFVKKEEQIRDNWLDNIDWVRIKEQPFKQKKKGLGAKRTRRAGDEDEAEEEKQREEKLANKDDEEEEEEEEEMEPAEDPLASYTQDQLTEALIELLQPGETVTAALRRLGGLRVRKKGKLREESKPTEEMKRDTEKLDRLTSLADRLVASGVFGIYQQTYEKLAYSLKNKSSKKKKKEKKSGDGEEQDELDMFGEEFDEKYTDTAEDNEDEDDDRVTEEVMWEYRWENEDKSEIYGPFTSQQMQGWVDEGYFSSGVYCRRLDQEGSQFYSSKRLDFELYT is encoded by the exons ATGCCgaaaagaaaagtgacattTGAGGACGGTGCCGGTGATCTGGACCTGGAGGAAGAAGTCCCAAACAAGAAG ACTTGTGAGGCTGTGAGCGGACCAGGCTCCAGGTTCAAGGGCAAACATTCCCTTGATAGTGACGAAGAGGATGAAGGCGAGGAAACACAGACCAGCAAATATGATATTTTGGCCAGTGATGATGTGGAAG GCCAAGAGGGGGCAACAATCGACTTTGACGAGGGAGTCTCTATTACACCTTTCAATCTTGATGAGGAGATGCAGGAAGGACACTTTGACTCAGAGGGAAACTATTTTGTCaaaaaggaagaacagattAGAGACAACTGGCTTGACAACATTGACTGG GTGAGAATAAAAGAGCAACCCttcaaacaaaagaagaaaggtCTTGGAGCCAAAAGGACGCGCAGAGCAGGTGATGAGGATGAAGctgaggaagagaaacagagagaagagaagctgGCGAacaaagatgatgaagaagaagaggaggaggaggaggagatggagccTGCAGAGGACCCCCTGGCATCCTACACACAGGATCAGCTCACCGAAGCTTTGATTGAACTGTTGCAACCTGGAGAGACGGTCACAGCGGCGCTCCGTCGGTTGGGAGGCCTCAGAGTACGGAAGAAGGGAAAGCTGAGGGAAGAGAGCAAACCCACAGAGGAGATGAAAAGGGATACAGAAAAGCTTGATAGGCTCACATCACTCGCTGACAGACTGGTTGCATCTGGGGTGTTTGGGATCTATCAGCAAACGTATGAAAAGCTGGCCTATTCACTGAAGAACAAGagcagcaagaagaagaagaaggagaagaaatcCGGCGATGGTGAAGAACAAGATGAACTTGACATGTTTGGAGAGGAATTTGATGAGAAGTACACCGACACAGCGGAGGATAATGAGGACGAGGACGACGACAGAG tGACCGAAGAAGTGATGTGGGAGTACAGATGGGAGAACGAGGATAAATCAGAAATCTACGGCCCCTTCACCAGCCAGCAGATGCAG GGTTGGGTGGACGAAGGCTATTTCAGCAGTGGTGTTTACTGCAGGAGGTTAGACCAGGAGGGATCTCAGTTCTACAGCTCCAAGAGATTAGACTTTGAGCTCTACACATGA
- the pheta2 gene encoding sesquipedalian-1 produces the protein MKIHEKILTHYLSCTSPVDKEGYLFKKKERNATYQRRWFVLKANLLFYQERPADRHLLGVIVLEGCAVRRSETDGQFSFSLVFEGPGLKTYRFAAVDRQSQESWEKALLSASHCYLSLLMKDLGRQYEEAKQLHGESCPSSALSTLKQSTTQVNQGLFLPLQGPTAVVREGRSFSASTVLQPRSIPSKVVAKKSPKLWHRRNAHVTPLNGPAPLYGEWPLVGFNPLEEFSKLHEYYGQEVKKAREEWLKSRQTEEQQSDGDLIDLG, from the exons ATGAAGATCCATGAGAAGATTTTGACCCATTACCTTTCATGCACCTCTCCAGTAGATAAAGAAGGATATCTCTTTAAAAAG AAAGAGCGAAATGCCACCTACCAGCGGCGGTGGTTTGTCCTGAAGGCAAACCTGCTTTTCTACCAGGAGCGACCGGCTGACCGACACCTGCTTGGGGTCATCGTCCTGGAAGGGTGTGCAGTCCGACGCTCGGAGACTGACGGACAGTTTTCCTTCTCCCTGGTGTTTGAAGGGCCTGGACTCAAAACATACAGATTTGCTGCCGTGGATCGCCAGTCTCAAGAGAGCTGGGAGAAAGCTTTGCTCTCAGCCAGCCACTGTTACCTCTCCCTGCTGATGAAAGACCTGGGGAGGCAGTATGAAG AAGCTAAACAGCTACACGGTGAATCTTGTCCCAGTTCTGCACTCAGCACCCTcaaacagtccacaacccaggTGAACCAGGgcctcttcctccctttgcAGGGGCCGACAGCAGTGGTGAGGGAGGGGCGAAGCTTCAGCGCCAGCACTGTTTTACAACCACGTTCAATTCCctctaaggtggttgctaaaaAATCCCCCAAACTGTGGCACAGGAGAAATGCTCATGTCACACCACTTAATGGTCCGGCGCCTTTGTACGGCGAGTGGCCTCTGGTTGGTTTTAATCCACTTGAGGAGTTCAGCAAACTTCATGAATATTATGGCCAGGAAGTGAAGAAAGCCAGAGAGGAGTGGTTGAAGAGTCGACaaacagaggagcagcagagtgaTGGAGATCTCATCGACCTGGGGTGA